The following is a genomic window from Brachionichthys hirsutus isolate HB-005 chromosome 15, CSIRO-AGI_Bhir_v1, whole genome shotgun sequence.
aaagtacgtacATAGCGAACACGCGACCATGGTAAACCGTGAAGcgacgtttttagcacacaataaaaaacatttttgccaattttcgctggaacattaccacaaaaaataaacattaaaatactcacaATTGCTGCGTCGTCTCGTCTCCACTTGTCTCCCGGACAGATGGTAGTGCTCCCTCTTTTAGATAAAGTTCCGTTGCTAGTCCAGCGTTATATTGTCCGAGGTTCTTAAAGCAGTCTGGCTCAAAAtgtttagcacacactaaaacatgtctgccaccaaaaataaacattttccactctgttcttctgtcctctgaaaaTGGTAGCTGGAGTAAtggctcctctctctcctgcaggacaATTGATGCGGCGACATTTGACCTTGCACGGCCCACAGGTAGAACGTGGAACTGCAGAGCACAGACACGGCGACGCccgcacgcacgtgcacacacatcttgtgcacgttcccccacttgacgtcaagccgggagagatttcttccagacgcttTTCAGTAGGTGATcacagacctacgcaaactatgaaggattgactggatggtttattttgccgttttcgggttgataaggacccaaactcaccataatagtatagaaacatgggaaaagtgagtttttcataatatgggacctttaaacaGGAATTTTACCCCCCTGAACATACTTGAAAAATCACCGAATTTTGCACAAAATTCAGATCCGGcaaaaaattaattttaatatgcGTTTCACAGTTGGGAATTAAAAAGTGGCACCACATACAAAAATCTAATTACTCTTACTCTCATCAGAAACGAATAATCCTTTGTGTTTAGTTTCAAACCACAATGGACAAACActgctgattaaaaaaaagaagctattttAACTTGATATGTCTATTAAATATCTCTAAAatcattgttttaaatgtatgaaAGGTCAAACTAGTTTAAGAAGTAAAATACAATCTATTGATCATGAGTCACCGTTACCAGTGACAAACCTAAGGGGTTTGGGAAGCCATGTGATTGGTCGGTGGTGGGGCGTGTCAGACCGAACCAGGAAGTACTAAACCATTAGAAGCTGGCTGGACCAGccaagagaaaaacaaacagcttttAATACATTCAGtgtccatttatttttctgcagccagaaaaaagtaaaagaaagaacattCACACTGCTGAAGTGTCGTTTCTCATGCGTGCACATTTACAGTACATTGATCTGATATAGCCTCTTTGAGCAAGACATATTGCCACAAATctatttacaaaaataacattaaacCTGCAGTCTCTAAGCATGGTAAaccattcataaaaataaagctttgtgaCGCGTTCTGAGAACGATCCTATGTACACACTCAGGTGGAGATGAGTCCTGCCCATTTAGCATTTCTGCGAGCGACACGCTATCTGAAGCATCTCAACTGAAATTCAATGTACAGAAGTTCATCTGAACATTCAATAAACATTTTCCGGTCTTGTAAAGAATCGATGCGAATCTGAATCAGTAATTTAATAGTTTGTTTAGGTtctaaagtaaaaaagaaagaaagagatgaagCCAAATATGAAATGAGGGCAAAATTTGCCAACCATTTAAAAATTCATAATTAAAAACCCCCTAAAATAAATCACTCATTTGACAATATTGAGTCAAAGGACATGAACGAAGGCACCAATACACATCATGTATGCTTCCCGTACTGGCACTGAAAACGGCTTTATTTCATCACGGTAATCAAATTGCCATATAGGTGGAGTGCAACTTGGGTactaaacaggaagtgtgatCTGAGAACGTTAATCACTCTTTCATACCAAATAGTgggcagaaacaaacaaaaacagatttccTTCAGGTGATGACATGAAAGTATCCACAAATAATTGTGACTAAAAGTCGCCTGATGACAGCAGCACAATCAATAGCAATCCAAACTCTGAAGCCCCCACGCATTTGTCCACAGTCCCACTTTCTCCACGGCTGGTGATCATAATACACCTCTGCAtacgagcgtgtgtgtgtgtgtgtgtttctcggTTTATCCAACCAGTGGTCGATCCCTCAGTGCAGGAACTTCATTCTAGCTCTTTGGTTTCTATAGTGCATCCATTGCAGGCGTCTCTGGGACCTTCCGACTGACCGCTCAGCCTCACGCTCCCCACCTCAAcctcaaagcatttttattttactccacTGCTTCCTCCTCTCACTCCGCCAGGTTCTCCTCCTTACAGGcatctgtggaggaggaggaggaggaggaggagaagaagagagtTGAAAGGCTTTTCTGCAGAAATCAGAGCAGGCTAGTGATCTGCACACAATAGGGCTAAAGACACTTTAGAGTTATTAAAACTATTTTACTGTAAGATCTGTCAGCGATACAATCATATTTGCGTGTCACATGACAGGGATCTACTTTGCAGAATCACTATAAAAGCAAAGCGCTCAACCATTTGCTGGTATCGATAAATATACTGTGCAAGCCGCCACAACCGAACCAACCTACACGCATTTGTTAATGGCCTAATCCGGAGTCTGGTGCGGTGCAGAATGATTAATGAACGGTCGAATTGCGCACAATAATTACTGTTATTTATTGGCCTTGTGCCAGAAAATCAGAACCAGGGCAGGAGAAGCTGCACGCCTCGCTCAAACCTGGCAAGGTAAATGTGTTACCGgtatataaaatacatataCAGCATATACGGAATATGAAAAAGatttttgaaatgtgaaaatatattcTTGTGTATTGAATAACAGACGCCGTCCAGTCCCAGTAAAGAGCTAAGCTGGGACAGACTGCTTCAGCACCAGAGGAGATTTACCCTGGGAGGTGGAATCCCAATAATTGGAGcacagtctgccccccccccccacccccccttatTTGAAAATGGGAATTTCAACACCCAGCTCTGCCAGTCCACATGTTCTGATTTCGACCTTCAAGCGACATTCGAGCATGACAGGCTAACAAGTCCAAATCCTTCAGGGTCCCCTGCGCCGTCAGACTTCCGCCGCAGTCGTCTGGTTAGATTCTCAACGCCGAGGTCGTTTTAAATGTATGAAAACATGGAATTAATGCAAAAGGCTCGTGCCTCCCCGTTTCCCCCTCACATCCGATCTAAAGGATTGAACACAACTAAATTAAAGCCTTAAAATCACATGCGTATTTGTTAAGGATTTTTGGGCGCATCGGCGCAAAACACGTTCACATCAAAGAGCCTGCCGCGGGCAAAAAACGCAGACACAGCAGAATTTTTAATATGCAAACCTCCCGCTCAGGACGGGCGACGGCCCAGTTTGAACTGGAGCCTAACATTTGGGATTCAAACTGTTGCTGACAACGGgagttttgcattttatttggtTTTCAATCGGAACTATGTTTTAAATGCCTCCCTATAAAGTCGGGAATTGCTGCTCTATTAATAAACGTGAACAGAGACGGGCATCAGAGAAACGCCACTACATATTAGTGCAATATCTAAAAGGTACAGCCAATCAAACGTAACAAAAACACAGGCTGGTTACATGGTAAGAATTTCCAAACACCTCTTAACATCGAGCGAAATAAACCGATTAAAGTTTGCTTTTCCCAGCATCACCGGCGACCGACGCATGCTGCACAGAGGGATTCAAATCAAGAGCCTCTTCATCCCGACCTAGACGTCCATAAAACACTGCAGCATTCAGCGGGACAAGCAGGACGCCAAGCCAAGCGCCATTCCTCCTTACAGGAAGCGACAGGCCACAACCAACCAGGAGCAGAGAACAGGTGCGTTTCCTACCCAGGACAGAGCTAAGCGGGCTGGGTGGTGAGGGAACTCGGGTCTCCGGGGACAGAAGGGGAGCTGAGGCTAGCGACGCTGAGCGTTTAtacctgcagggctgaggaccAGAGCCTGAAGGATGTCCGACAGGGAGACGATGCCCTCGATGCTGGAGCATTCGTCCACCACCACCAGCCGGTGCACCTTGGGTAAAATGAAGACGCACAAATCCAGGTCATAAATGCATCTGCCGGTAACtacattccacacacacaccgtaatCTCACTTCAGCTTTGACTATTCTGTCGACAATGGTCTCCATCGTTTCCATCTTGTGGCACTTCATGACGCCTTCGAAGTACTGCGAGCGATGCTTCAGCGCCTGCGTCACCGTGATGTCCAGGTTGTTGTACGTCTTCTCGGCAGCCAAGTTCTACACGCATTCCAGATGAAGAATCGTTTGAAAATGTACAAACAATAAATCCAACATTCGATATTTAGCCTCGTCAGAAATGGCGACTTACGATCACGTCAAACTTGGAGTAAATATCCACAACTTTGCCTGCAAGTGATCGAAGAAATTCAGTTTTAATAACACGGCTTTATGAGTATAATGATCACCTTTATTACCAGACAGTTACTATAGAAACGTATGATCTCACCAGACTCATCTACCACAGGAAGGGCAGACACTCGTCTCTCCACAAAGATGTTGAGTGCTTTTATGATGGGCGTGTCCGGGTGGATGAAAGCGATGTCGCGGTACGTACCGATACGCAGCTCGCCCAGAGTCTGCTTCATGAAAGCTGGCTTTGGCATTTCACATGTCTggagagcgcacacacacacacacacacacacacacacacacacacacacacacacacacacacggcagggATAGGTTCAGAGGGATCCACCCACTTCCCTTGTGACATTTCAACAACGTCCACGttgtccactaggtggcagcagacAAGAGACAAAGGGACGCCGCACAGACAGACTGATGGAGATCACGTTGGACTCACAAAAAGCTGGAGGAACTTGAGAATCCTCTTGTGCGTGAGGATGTAAAGTGCATTCCCTGTGACGGGGTCAATGACAGGCAGGCGgtgaattttgtttttgatgaggGTGTAGACGGCGTCAAACAGgctgcaacacaacacaatgtccagggggggggttacgagAAGCGTGACGGGATCTACAGACGTACGCGCGAATGTGCGAGAACAGAAACGGTGCATTATTCATGGCCGGACAACGCACCTCGCATCAGGCGATATGTTGACCAGAGGTTTGAACGCAGTCGGGAGGTAAACCTCTGCAttaggaaaaacacaaacacctcaTATTCCACCTGCAGGGCGGCGCTACaatcttaatttaatttatacatGCTTTCAAACACATGACGATGATGTCGCCGACCTCGCCACGTCTCCAGCTTATGTTCCTCCAATTCGTAAATTTGTACCTGAAATATAAAAAAGGAGGAGCCTTTGAGAACAGGCGGATTCAAATGGCTCGCAAACCCCGAGAAGCGGACCTACCATCGGTGACTTGTAGTATCGGTGCAGAATGATGATGAAATCTGTGATGGTCAGCATTCCTGTAAGGAAACAGACCATGAGACGGGAGAATCTACACACAGGGAGGGTGAAGAGACAGCGCGTAAGGGTGTGGTCCAAACAATacatcactgcccccccccccccccgatccgcTCACTGAATTCATTATTCATCACAGAATGACTTGCACTAAAGTCCAAAGATTATAAAAAGCACAACAACATAACCCACACTCATTTTGGCTTCCacacaagctgtgtgtgtgtatatatatatacacatatatacacacacacacacacacgtatatatatatatatatatttttaaatcaaacgtCATCTCGGCTGTCTTTGAGGACAGATCGATACACGGGAGTCGTCGTGCTTCTTGGTTAATGGCAGCTGGGATGATGGATTCTTGCTCCTGCCGGTGCAGGAAGGACACGCTGCATCTCAACAAAAACGATCGGACTAAAAATACGGAGACGGAAAGCTGCGATCTCATCAAAGCGCTCCAGGGAGgggtgcttttttatttattctaaagACTTAGAATAAGATCTAAACATCTTTACATCTTATTGGCCAAACTCTAAAGGCCAACTCCAGTTTCCATGACAACTTACTCTTCATACATTCTATAAAAAAAccacaattattattttcctatctcagaagaaaaacattcaaaagcCATAAAGACAATTGGCGTTTGGTTTCGGAGGTTCTTACCCACAAAGCTTTGCTTCTCCGTGTCCCACAGCGGAGCAGCTCGAACGCCGTTCGCCACCAAGGCAAAGAACGCTTTCTTGACCTTGCCGAGCAAAACAAacggaaaataaaaatcataattTGATTCAGCGGTGATAAAAATTAAATCACTGTCGTCGACCGAGGAAAACTATTTGCAGAAATAAATTTCAAATCCAAACGTGGATTTGAAAAGTGATGGATTTTAATGAGCGTACTCCGACCTCTGGATCGCTCCGTGTTGGTGTCAcgatttatttagtttttttcccccctctttCCTTTACACAAGGGCTTTTTAACTCTGCGCTTCAGTGGATTTTGCGGTTGAAGATCTACACATCAAAGGCATTTGCGATTACTGTTTAACCGCTTTATGGCAAATTCCACCAACCGAGAGCTTTCATTCTATCAAACATTAACCGCGGCCGAAAGTCTTCTGGCTCTGCAGGCAAAGTTTGTCTGCAGGCGAATAGAGAGGATTTATTTTGTCGCCGTACTGACTTGGAGCGCCGTGTCGAACACGACCAGCTTGGAACTCGTGGGCACGATGTCGTAGCACTTGTGGGATTTCATAAAGCGCATGTAAATATCACTCTCGGGTTCAGCAGCTGTAGGAAGACAAGAGCAGGGAAATACTTTTTAGAGGATGGAGACATCTCTCTCAGGGGACAGAACACTCCGTTATGGGCAGGGACCGCTCACGGCCACTTCACTGCTCCGTTTCAGGAGTAATCAAAGCGCCGTATCAGATGCAGGCAGCACAACAGcgaaaagaaacacaaatggGTACAAGTACTAGAAGGAACTGCAGATTAGTGTTTTTTTATGGCGTTACAACTTCATCAATGCATttcattaattttaatttcaattcCATTGCTAGAACAGCAACAAATGTTTACGAACGCAAATAATGGTTAGAAACAGTCGCCTTTAAAGGGATAGTCGGATTTCAAAGacatgccgcccccccccctgtatatGACGCAGCTGGGATACCTGTGACGTCATGATTCAGTGGAGTTCATGTGAATTAGTGATCGCGTCGTGGTGAAAACTCACCGTCATCATCAAGTTCAAGTTTCTCCAGCATACCTTCGACCAGACCGCAGACCTGCGTGGGGAGAAACGCGCACGTTTACGGTCGAGCTGCGCAGCAGCAGCGTGGAGCAGCGGtgcgcaaaaaaaacaaccatgCGTGGAAAAAACACGTCGCGCGACACACAAAGCTCCTCCTCCAAGATCCGCTAAATATACACGGGATAACGCGATACAAGCCCCGCGCCGTGGGACATTATTATTAGACCACACGCACACCCCTCCCGAAGCTCGGAGTGGAACAGTCCTGATGCATTCGCTTGCAGTCGGGGAAACTGGTTCTCTCTCAAACAGCCACCGGACGCGAGATAAGTGACGTCACCCCGCTACAATTACCGGTAACCGGTCGAGCTCATTGTTACGGTTAAAATCTACCGAGCGACACACACcacgggaaaaaaaaacacgctcACGTGAAAGCGTGGAGAAAAGCCCGGAAGCGCCGCACGATGGGGACACGCGCCTGGAGCGGGGCTTCACCATATTAGGAAATCCCTTACGTTGCTTAGCAGCAAGAAACTCGGGGAAGCCTCGTCACATCCTCAGAGTTAAAGAGTGACGTCATCAgcaaaaacaactttattgacactggcagcagcagcatgaacaCATGCTGATGAGCGTCCCCTCCCATGTTAAGGATCAACATGAAATATGCTGCGTTTACGTTTACACGCCCCAAAGCTCGCTTGttgataaatgatttattttggttCCTGATTTGCAAGTGTGTTCACAGCAGGCTGTAGAATGCCGTTGATGAAATATTGATTCATCCTCCCCTGGACTGAATCCCTGAGTCGGGGCAGACCAGATCACCTGGACTGAATCCCTGAGTCGGGGCAGACCAGATCACCTGGACTGAATCCCTGAGTCGGGGCAGACCAGATCACCTGGACTGAATCCCTGAGTCGGGGCAGACCAGATCACCTGGACTGAATCCCTGAGTCGGGGCAGACCAGATCACCTGGACTGAATCCCTGAGTCGGGGCAGACCAGATCACCTGGACTGAATCCCTGAGTCGGGGCAGACCAGATCACCTGGACCGAATCCCTGAGTCGGGGCAGACCAGATCACCTGGACTGAATCCCTGAGTCGGGGCAGACCAGATCACCTGGACCGAATCCCTGAGTCGGGGCAGACCAGATCACCTGGACTGAATCCCTGAGTCGGGGCAGACCAGATGATGATTCATTAAAAACATCTCTCAGCGTGACTCTAGATTAAACGCACTATGATAACCGTTGCCTTAATAGAACCCTTATCTCGGCGGTGCCTGCGGTGCGGTCACACCCTCCGCCCAGCATGAAGCTTCAGACAATATCTCCGCCAGACAAAATGTGACCTTGCATCGATCTGACGGAGCCATAGCAAcagtcttgtttttatttttgtaggcAATAACCGAACCATCCCAAAGGGAACAAACAggctgatctttttttttttataagcgGATggttttaaactttaaatggcATGACTCACTTGTTGCGAGGTAGAGAACGGTGGCACCGGTGCCGAGGAGGGGATCGGGGGTGGGGGTCTAGCTGAAGGGAAGCTGGGGCGCCGTCCTGTGTCCAGCGGCGCAGAAAGCAGGCGGGGTCGGGAGCTGGGCTCCAGGTGTTCGGGGCTGCGTCTGGTCGTCTGCGCCTCCTGGGGGAACACGGGTTGGTTGGATGACTGAGTCGGGGTGGTGGGTGGCGTGCTGAGCCCTGAAGTGGCAGTGAATTAAACAGAAGCTCTGCGTTAGATACCATAACACGGGATTAACAGTCAGGCACGTATACAAACACCCCTCAGGCAGCTACAGAACCAAGCTGAGAGAAGCCGATAAAAGTTTGCGTTCGCTTCGATAACGACCGCAAAGGCACAAAGACGGAGTGgggatcgtcatcaaaaggttctaaattgttcttggtatctttattcaccaaccatgaaaagtaaatgttaaTCGAAGTCGATTCACtgaccaaaaatcacagtcatgaaggggtctgATTTGCAccgtcatgcaaaatgtcttctgggtctgatccagaatgaggacgTGAACAACGTTTAACGTCGATTTATGGActccaaaatcagttaaaatcagtttaaattTCCTCTGCAGCATGAATATCTTCACAAAGGGAATTTAAATCCCTTTTCTCCTAAGATGACGCAACCGTGTGCGGAGTGAATGTCTTTGCCGTGTCCGACTATCTCTTGACATTCGGCTGGCATGCCCCGGCCCTCTTTGGTGCACCCTGCTTCCGCCGTGTGGCTTTCTTATTTTAGCCTCGCTGCTGCGGCACATTCCTCAGGAGGAGATAACAGCAGGGCTGGGAGCC
Proteins encoded in this region:
- the LOC137904928 gene encoding 5'-AMP-activated protein kinase subunit gamma-1-like; translated protein: MGSTVMDSLKDGSKKMPKKRKGLRINMPNFGVFSSSQVETGSSTRRCFNTGERRAHSDSATTETMTRSPDLLPRCPQSAPVQVTTGSDSPRTLFPYPSGQNSPSPSPSPHRLSFSGIFRSSSSSSPTSIKIFSRSRRGLSTPPTTPTQSSNQPVFPQEAQTTRRSPEHLEPSSRPRLLSAPLDTGRRPSFPSARPPPPIPSSAPVPPFSTSQQVCGLVEGMLEKLELDDDAAEPESDIYMRFMKSHKCYDIVPTSSKLVVFDTALQVKKAFFALVANGVRAAPLWDTEKQSFVGMLTITDFIIILHRYYKSPMVQIYELEEHKLETWREVYLPTAFKPLVNISPDASLFDAVYTLIKNKIHRLPVIDPVTGNALYILTHKRILKFLQLFTCEMPKPAFMKQTLGELRIGTYRDIAFIHPDTPIIKALNIFVERRVSALPVVDESGKVVDIYSKFDVINLAAEKTYNNLDITVTQALKHRSQYFEGVMKCHKMETMETIVDRIVKAEVHRLVVVDECSSIEGIVSLSDILQALVLSPADACKEENLAE